The Arachis ipaensis cultivar K30076 chromosome B07, Araip1.1, whole genome shotgun sequence genome includes a window with the following:
- the LOC107608412 gene encoding uncharacterized protein LOC107608412 → MGGGENHRYHHHKKMNMNPHDQERNTFLPMLCSRPSIKDVSLPRWKNNPPSSSSSSSSSSNEPLSPRIGCMGQVKRNNKIAGFPTSSSISHRLITTTTTSSSSPSPVFIKYTKLKSIFITPKHFLNTPTRTRTTTPTPTVIKHHQRVVGKSSGYGVNSESEKKNLGCSSSSYSIVSIDEMDPPLPVQIKKEKEKVGEDKDSLWKRRKSGSLQSLQLQQHHPIIPLHPTTL, encoded by the coding sequence ATGGGTGGTGGTGAAAACCACCGTTACCACCACCACAAGAAGATGAACATGAACCCCCATGATCAAGAAAGGAACACATTCCTTCCAATGCTATGTTCAAGACCTTCCATCAAAGACGTGTCTCTCCCAAGATGGAAGAACAaccctccatcatcatcatcttcttcttcttcttcttcaaacgaGCCTTTGTCACCAAGAATTGGTTGCATGGGTCAAGTGAAGAGAAACAACAAGATTGCAGGCTTCCCAACTTCTTCATCAATCTCACACAGACTCATCACCACCACAAccacttcatcttcttcaccTTCACCGGTTTTCATCAAATACACAAAACTCAAGAGCATCTTCATCACTCCCAAACACTTTCTCAACACTCCCACAAGAACAAGAactactactcctactcctactgttaTTAAGCATCATCAAAGGGTAGTTGGAAAGAGTAGTGGCTATGGGGTTAATAGTGAAAGTGAGAAGAAGAATCTTGGTTgttcatcatcttcatattctaTAGTAAGCATTGATGAGATGGATCCTCCATTGCCAGTGCAGataaagaaggagaaggagaaggtggGAGAAGATAAAGATAGTCTTTGGAAAAGGAGAAAATCAGGTTCACTCCAAAGCTTGCAGCTTCAACAACACCATCCAATCATTCCTCTTCACCCTACAACTctttga